The Arvicola amphibius chromosome 4, mArvAmp1.2, whole genome shotgun sequence genome includes the window atatatgctttttgcttgcatgtatgtcatgtatgcctgtgtaccatgtgtgtagcTGGTGCCactggaggccaggaaagggtgttggatcccaaaattggagttacagatggttgtgagctgccatgtggttgctgggaattgaacctgggtcctacggaagagcagccagtgatcttaaccactgagccatctcttgagacTCCCagatttacttatgtgtgtgcgtgcgtgtgtgtgtgtgtgtgtgtgtgtgtgtatcttctcgTGTATCGGTGCTTTAGGGTCCAAAAGGAGTCAAATCCCTTGAATTAGTTATAGGTGGTTTTGAACGGCctaatgtgagtgctggaaacttaATGCTTTGGGAGGACTGCGAATACTCTTCAGTGCTGAGCCAGCTCTAGGCCCtgagagcaaatgcttttgtttttgtttttcgagacagtgtttctctccaggaacttgctctgtagaccaggctgccctcagactcagagattcacctgcctctgcctcctgagtgctgggattaaaggcgtgcaccaccactgcccgatgCTCAAAggcttttaataaaaatgtagtgTCCacgtggctggagagatgactctgtgatTAAGAGTGCCTAAGAGTGCTCTTCCGGAAGATCCAAGTTCCTTTTCCTGCAGCATCCTTGTaggggcagctcacagctgcctgcacaTCCAGCTCCACAGGCAGCTGCACTCACTTACACATCCCTCCCCTCACATATACACAATTGAAATCAAtaaagtcagggctggagagacggtgcagtggataagaacactggctgctctttcagaggacccaggtttggttctcagcagccACAGGATGGCTCAAAACCACaagaaactccagttccaggagatttaaTAGCCTTGTCTGGgctcacatgcatacatgcaagtaaGAAAACTTGCAAATGCTTCGAAACTGTACTGTCCATTAAGAACTTTGTGTGCCACGTGAGTAAGATTTGTCTGGTGGGGAAAGGTGCTGGGGCAGAACCCAGGGTTTCGCACACGCTGGGGAAGTGTGCTGCACTACTGAGCTGCAACTCCAAGCCTGACACACACGAAATCAGAGAACACAGGTGGagccattgatttttttcccatttcttctgtgTGCGTAGACATACTTGGGCACGCACATACCTGAATACatatgtggaggcagaggacagccttCGCTTTGTTCCTCAATCACCATCTAGCCTGCTTTTTGAGATACGGATCCTCATGATCCTGAAGCCTGTTaagctaggctggttggccactaagctccagggatccttctACCTCTGGGATCCCAGTGttaaaatgtattatgtatacattgttctgcctgcatgtatgcctgcaggccagaagagggcaccagatgtcattacagatggttgtgagccaccatgtgggtgctgggaattgaactcagggcttctggaagagcagccagtgctcttaaccgctgagccatctctccagctctcttgcccagttttttttttttttttttttttttttattgtgagttCTGTGGAAtctaattcaggtcctcatgtctgCAAGGCAAGCACCTGACCGACGGACCTATTATTACCCAGTGccttgttttgaggcagtctcagaatgtagccctggttggcctagaacttatgccaacctggctggcctccaacttgtggcaatccttctgcctctacctcccaatttctggaattataagcatatgccaccatatcCAGAAAACCTGTTTTGATACATTTACTAaaccctggtgctggagttacaggcagctgtgaactactggtgtgggtggtggggactcaggtcctctggaagggtgaATATATGCACTCTTAagggtggagccatctctccagcctgggaatTAGCACAGTGACTCCAGAACCCGAGGCCTGAGGGAGACAGCCTAGGCTAGCTCCAACCTCTAACTCCAGGGGTTAGAGATACTTTGGGCAGTCTGCATTTCTCCTTTGTCTTGCAAGCTCCCCTGTGAGAAAAGTGGTTGGGTGAGGACAGAAGATGTCACTTGCTGGGACTTTCTTGCTAGGAAGtaaaaaaacaggaagagaagaaacagcatTCCGAGCAAACATCTCAGCCACATCAGGATCCAAAAGGGCCTCTTCCGCCACCAGCAAAGCCACAGCCACCGCCACTACCACCGCCTGCACAGCCACAGGAGCAGGCACACCCCCAGCCATCACCTGGACCAAAGCCACCAAAGGAGCCTGACCCTCCCACACAGAGCACTGGCAAGGATAATCTCCAGAGGGACACCCAAAGGCAAGAACCCCAGCCTGGACCAGCGGGGGCCCAACAAGATGGGCAGCAAGCCTGTAGACTGCGTGGACCCCCAATCCTTCCAGGTCGTGGTGAGTGTGTTACCCGAGAGGAGAGGTGGTGAGGAGAGCCAGCCCTTTGCATCCATCCCAGAACCACTCCCCCGTAGTTCCTATTGGCCTCTGTCCTGTCTGATCCTTCCTGGGACCCATAACCTTTTACAGCccaagtggcctcctcctcctgGATAGTTTGAACCAAGCTAGGGCAGCAAAGAGGCTTCTGGATAGTGACTGGGAAGGCACTGGTCTCTCTTGTAGGGTGTGACAGAGAAGGTGGTCATGGTCGAAGTGTAGGGTGTGAATTGTAGGTTATCAGCAGATCAAACTGAGCCCTGTAAAGTGTGGAACAGGGGATCACAGAATGGCTTCCTTGAGGGGATTCTTCCCGGTAGGTTCAGTCTGTGCCTTGCCCCCAAGGAAAGCCTGCTCCCACCCTCAGCTCCCTTCGCAACCGCCAGGTGAGTGACTTGTGCTTTGTCTTATCAGGTCTCCCGAATGCATGCCAGTCTAGCTCTCCTAAATATTCCCGACTTACGGTGAGAGGCAAAGGGGCTCTGACTGCGTGACTGCGGGCAAGTCCTtgagtgcctgtggaggccaaggAGAATTTCTTAGCAGGGGTCAGGGAGAGGACTGGAATCATTTCAAAGTTATGTCTGGGTTTTGCTTTGAAATTCTTTTTGTGGTACCGGGGATTGAAcccccagggccttgtgcatgctagtcTCTGCCCCGTCTGTTCTTACTCCTGTCTACTCTACTCCACcttcctttaaaaatctttttacttagctgggcggtggtggtgcatgtttttaatcccagcacttgggagttagaggcaggcagatcctctgtgagttcaaggccagtctggtccacaagaactagttccaggacaggctccaaagctacagcaaaaccctgtctcgaaaaaacaacaacaaaaaaatctttttacttagtcgggcggtggtggcacacgcctttagtcccagcacccgggagacaggcaggcagagcctctgtgagttcgaggctagtctggtctatagtgtgagttccaggacaggctccaaagctacagagaaacccggtctcaaaagaccacacaaaagaaaacagaaacaaggagTATTTGTGTAtattgcacatgtgtgagtgtctgAGGTCAGAAGACGgaatggatcccctggagctggaggtacaggtgggtGTGAGCTGCTGCAAGGAGggggggtgctgggaacggagctTTAGTCCCTTGCAAGACCAGCAAcgactctttttttgtttgtttgtttgtttgtttttctagacagggtttctctgtggctttggagcctgtcctggaactagctctagctctgtacaccaggctggtctcgaactacgactctttttttcaagacaagatttctctgtgtaatccaggctgccctggaactccctctacaGAGCAGGGCATTctggaactcagggatccacccgCCTCCGCCTCCAGAGAGCTAAAAGCCcgcaccaccgctgcccagcttcagctgctcagcttcagcGAGCACTCTCACAGctagctctctctccagccttgaactttttttttttttttttggagacaggatcttgttagGTTTCCCAGGCTCACCCTGAACTCCCTCTCTACCttaggcaagccttgaacttgtgatcttcccacttcagctTCCCAACTAGTTAAGATTACAGGCTCAAGCCACCAGGCCAGGATGCCGACTAGTAACTCCTAGTCAGTGTAAAATGGCAGGAGTGGAATGCAAGCCCCGAGGGTGAGGCCTGCGCAGGTCTTTAGGCAGAGGAGCGGCTGCTCTGTTTTATCTCACTTTGCATCCTCTGGCCTCAGAGGCTTACCGCGATCTTCTGAAAGGAGCACACCCAGAAAGGACTTAACTTGTTTTGCTTCCtgtctcccccttctttcttagTCGATTAATTACATCCAGCAGTGGTGATCCAGAGACGGACTCCAGGACCCGAGGGTACCgcagagcaaaaacaaaagcaacaaaaaaaaaaaaaaaaaaaaaaatacaggaaaaaaaaaaccccacaaacaacaaccaaaaccagACAGCAACCACACTTTCTTTCCACCTTGCAACCTTTCTACTCCAAAAAGCCAGCCATACTTGGAGAGGAGGCTAGCTGGGGATTAAAACGTGATTCCTGGAAAGAACCAAGGCTGGTCAGTTTAATGAGCacgggatggagggaggagagcaggacCCATACTTGGAGTAGAGGAGAGTAGAAGGCGAGCCCATGCTGTCTGAGGCCAAGTCAAGGAAAACACGGTCTTGAGCTGTACCCTATGATTATTGCCAGGGTTCCTCATCCAGAGATGACAGATGTCTCGGCTTATTAATGCCCATCGCTCGAACCAAGCCCAGTGTGGGAAGTCGTCctgtaaatgtgttgcttttattggttaatgaataaagaagctgctttggcctatagcaggg containing:
- the Ccdc200 gene encoding coiled-coil domain-containing protein 200 — encoded protein: MGSAYHWEARRRQMALERRKALMAQQQQEQEVKKQEEKKQHSEQTSQPHQDPKGPLPPPAKPQPPPLPPPAQPQEQAHPQPSPGPKPPKEPDPPTQSTGKDNLQRDTQRQEPQPGPAGAQQDGQQACRLRGPPILPGRGLPNACQSSSPKYSRLTSINYIQQW